A genomic segment from Gracilimonas sediminicola encodes:
- a CDS encoding YybH family protein, with translation MKKALFLFLLFLLAGITAKAQPDLQSLQQEWVDAIKMGDSTSGFYWDDRSLIYSKIKTGDAESIMQVFKKEEIHNLQGYSPIQSFQHDTFRYITVGKLFTSADSLMLLTGWREVEGSWLKETDVILTLESETTQISSVSDRLFDQERKKWVELANQHNPEAHIKVSYTEDATYFGNGRKSEGRQEIAERYSYMENPNYQVDLEKERLWRISESNVLEIGRYFTGAERRGNGGLYVILWEKQESGEWQIELDFNF, from the coding sequence ATGAAAAAAGCACTCTTTCTGTTTCTATTGTTTTTATTGGCAGGAATAACTGCGAAAGCCCAGCCCGACCTTCAATCTCTTCAGCAAGAATGGGTAGATGCGATCAAAATGGGTGACTCAACATCCGGCTTTTATTGGGATGACCGGAGCCTTATCTATTCAAAAATAAAAACCGGTGATGCTGAAAGCATAATGCAAGTCTTCAAAAAGGAAGAGATTCATAACCTTCAGGGATATTCTCCTATTCAAAGCTTTCAACATGATACATTCAGATATATAACCGTTGGCAAGCTCTTCACCTCAGCGGATTCTTTAATGCTGCTAACCGGCTGGCGCGAAGTGGAGGGAAGCTGGCTAAAGGAAACTGATGTTATCCTGACTTTAGAAAGTGAAACTACTCAGATTAGCTCTGTATCAGACCGGTTATTTGACCAGGAACGTAAGAAATGGGTCGAACTTGCTAACCAACACAATCCGGAAGCTCACATCAAAGTCAGCTATACCGAAGACGCTACCTATTTTGGGAACGGGCGAAAATCAGAAGGACGCCAGGAAATTGCCGAGCGATATTCCTACATGGAAAATCCGAATTACCAGGTAGATCTTGAAAAGGAACGGCTTTGGAGAATCTCTGAAAGCAACGTGCTCGAAATTGGCCGGTATTTTACCGGTGCTGAACGCAGAGGAAATGGCGGGTTATATGTGATTTTGTGGGAAAAACAGGAATCCGGGGAATGGCAGATCGAACTGGACTTTAATTTTTAA
- a CDS encoding SRPBCC family protein — protein MKVTIQATVDADIRKVWDCWTLPEHIINWNFASDDWHCPSAENDLRPGGTYNARMEAKDGTIGFDFEGVYDEVIDQKKISYTLGDGRKVVTDFDQEEGKTKITTVFEAETELPVDMQKEGWQSILNNFKKYTEAG, from the coding sequence ATGAAAGTCACTATACAAGCTACGGTTGATGCGGATATTCGCAAGGTGTGGGACTGCTGGACCTTACCGGAACACATCATAAACTGGAATTTTGCTTCTGATGACTGGCACTGTCCAAGCGCTGAGAACGACTTGCGCCCCGGCGGTACGTATAACGCCAGGATGGAAGCTAAAGATGGTACCATTGGCTTTGACTTTGAAGGAGTTTATGATGAAGTGATCGACCAAAAGAAAATCAGCTATACGCTTGGAGATGGCCGAAAAGTAGTCACCGACTTTGACCAGGAAGAAGGCAAAACGAAAATAACGACGGTTTTTGAGGCTGAAACCGAACTTCCTGTTGATATGCAAAAGGAGGGCTGGCAATCTATTCTGAATAACTTTAAAAAATATACCGAGGCCGGATAG
- a CDS encoding tetratricopeptide repeat protein: MRLVILLLALTVTFGCAKEKDRVNYLRQGYKLLDKDKFQEAETAFTNALEYGYDYNKAYIGLSLTMTRSFPEDSAAYYVQNFKDAIPLLDNAIEADPNNPYGYALRGEAKLYSYDYKGAIRDYEKLVTMAPANPGGFFFLGKAKFESGDFQGAINTLSYAIGLDSTLSQSFYMRAQANDSLGNYNEAISDYNFSTRLDSGNTEVFINRGKTFLQLNENVSACSNFTTAKQLGSESADALLQDHCK; encoded by the coding sequence ATGAGATTAGTCATACTGCTGCTGGCGCTTACCGTAACTTTCGGTTGTGCTAAAGAAAAAGACCGGGTTAATTATTTACGTCAGGGCTATAAGCTTTTGGATAAGGATAAGTTTCAGGAAGCCGAAACGGCTTTTACAAACGCTTTGGAATATGGGTATGATTACAACAAAGCCTACATTGGGTTAAGCCTGACCATGACCCGCAGTTTTCCCGAAGACAGTGCAGCCTATTATGTGCAGAACTTTAAAGACGCTATTCCATTGCTGGATAATGCCATTGAAGCCGACCCCAACAATCCATACGGATATGCGCTTAGAGGAGAAGCCAAGTTATATTCTTATGACTACAAAGGAGCTATCCGTGATTATGAGAAGCTGGTAACCATGGCACCTGCCAATCCCGGAGGTTTCTTCTTTTTGGGCAAGGCCAAGTTTGAAAGCGGAGATTTTCAGGGAGCCATCAATACGCTTTCTTATGCTATCGGGCTCGATTCTACTCTGTCCCAATCATTTTATATGCGGGCACAGGCCAACGACAGTTTGGGCAATTACAACGAAGCCATTTCTGATTATAATTTTTCAACAAGATTGGATTCCGGCAATACCGAAGTATTCATCAACCGGGGCAAAACCTTCCTTCAGCTTAATGAAAATGTCAGCGCCTGTTCTAATTTCACCACGGCAAAACAGCTGGGAAGTGAATCTGCTGATGCGCTGCTTCAGGATCATTGTAAATAA